The stretch of DNA ATGTTTACATTTCACAACGGAGGTGtacaaattttatgcaaatatccTGACATTGTCCAGCAATTTAAAATAGAGTTGCTGAAAGGGGAGCAAATACTCTGTGATTTCACTAAGACAAAGGGAAGTGGTAACACAGTGTCCATTAACAGCCAGAAATTCTGCCATCCTCAGCTATCCAACAACAGTGTCTCCTTTTTTCTATATAACTTGGACCGTTCTCATGCCAACTATTACTTCTGCAGCCTCTCCATTTTTGATCCTCCTCCTTTTAAAGTGACTCTTAagggagaatatttgcatatttatggTAAGACATTGCTTTCATCTTCCAAACTTgagtatatacatatgttttgaCAACTTTTCTCACTAATGAAAACAATGGGACAAATAAGGATCTTTTGTGTTGTTGTTCACTTAGATGCAATTGATGGCAGTCATTTATAGTGAAGATATACAGGTGATGATTTACGATGAAGAATAATTAGTATTATTCAGCAATATGCAATTTAATCCCATAGACTGCTAAGTCAGAAATAGAGCCTATTGCCTTTTAAACACATATGccattaaaaatcaggaaaaaaagattaattatGACTTAATAATGACTATTATCTCTGTTCACCTAAGATTTAAGGTTTGGTTTTGCACTGTGTTTGTGGAGTGAAGTGTGATGATTGAAAGTCATAGTTTTATAATGTTACTTTTACTACTacctcttttataaaaatattggcaGAAAAGCCCTTTCTATTAACCACATTTGTAAACACCTGTGTGCATtgtcttttaagtttttgttCCTGGATCCCTGCCATAATGCTGAGATGACGTTAGTCTAATAACTTGCCCACTTACTGGATTTCATgattataataaaaagtttcatTTGATTAAACAGCTCTTTTAAATTTGGTAAGAGAACTTGTGGTTCAGCATTGAAAGAGGAGATTTGCTTCTCAGAATTTTTCATTAACATACCTTTTTTCCAATCCAGAATCACAACTTTGTTGCCACCTGAAGTTCTGGTTACCCATAGGATGTGCAGCTTTTGTGGTAGTCTGCATTTTTGTATGCATACTTATTTGTTGGTTTACAAAAAAGGTGAGCAATTTCCATCTTTCTTTGTATCCGCTTTACTGTTGTACATCAGTGATTATTTACTCATCAAAAGTACACATATCTCTTGTCGGAGTAATTTGACCAACAGACAGATAATTCCTTCCCCCAAGACATACTTACTAATTAATCGCTTGgaacagaagtttatttatttgttttataaccCACACATTCCAAAGAGGACTTGACTTGATGGCTTACAGAgagttatattattattattattgttcaaactagatgaggaaattgagaccaagAGAAGACTAAAGGCCAGGAGGAAggttaaaacataaaatagatgcctctgattttaaaaaaattattatgtgtAAGCTGCAGGTATGAATCAAAGCTTCCTAAGAGGCAGAACAGAGATGAAACAATTAGTTGTAAGTTTTGCTTAGCTGGTAAGTTAAAAATAGTCAGCAAGAAAACCATCTAAAGTGTCAATTGTAGCTTAGAAGGAAATTGACAACTTCTTGACATGGTAAGTTATTAGACTCCTTGCTTTGAAAGAAAACCAGTGAAGAGCTATTTAGAAAGATAAACAACAATGATATTAACAAAAATCTCCCTGTGCTGAGGGATATTCTTTTTGGTTTCTCACATTACAAGTTCTCAGTGAAAGAACTGACACCATTCTGCATATTACGTGGGTATGCTGGTACTCAATTATATCCACGGTGTGGTCATTGGCCAGTGTATATCTGTGGCAGGCTGGAATTTgaaaagagagataaagaaggaagagaatgagATGGGGCCCATGATCTAAGTTTACAgggaaagaaacaataaaggcaaaaatgaggaagaaagttCAGTAGAAAGCTCTTTTAAGTAAAGCCCTTTTCCTATTATTTCCTAATTAGCCTAAAGCCAGGAACCGAagttacattttcatatttttgtcacATACGACTTCaacaaagaatagaaaacagttaaaaaacaaagagatggGGAAGAGAAGATGACACACCATGtttctggctttttctttcaGAAGTATTCATCCAGTGTGCACGACCCTAATAGTGAATACATGTTCATGGCAGCAGTGAACACAGCCAAAAAATCTAAACTCACAGGTATAACTCTATTTGGGGGTTTGGGTAGGGAAGAGGTTTCTTCACAGTAAGCCtggaatgttaatttttttttattttaaaggaaaggaaaacatctCCAAGGTCTACTTATAGTATTTTCTGTGAAAATCTGGATTTTTCACTTGCTTGTATgttgaaaacaaacaagcaatagGTTTGTAAGCCACTACTgaaactaaacacacaaaaagttCATAAGTTAACATTGTATCAAGACAATTTTCCAATTATATTTCAAAAGTTGGGATGATTCTAAGTGTTTCTTGTTGAAGGGTTTATTCGGCCATTCGATGAGCATTTATTGAATATCAGTTAAGTGTGAGTTACTGAGTGAGGTATTCCAGGGAATTTGGACTGAGATTTGGACAGATGTATGGTAATTTTGGACTGAGAGTAAGAAGAGATATTTATGCTGGTGCTGCtagagggaagaaggagaaattgatgaaaatatttggttattttgaTGTAAAAAGTGTGCAAGTTTAGAGAAGTTGGATGGCTTCAGAAGTCTCAGTAACGTGGGACTTTGACCTTTTCTGTTAAGAGTTAGAAAACTGAAAGTTGCCAAGTTTGAGGAGCACCCAGAAAGTTTGAAGCTTCCATTGTGGAAAATTCATGTATACCCCTTGAGGTTGGAATGATGTGTGGTATATAATGAGACAGAAGCCACTTTATTTTTCCACCCCTCAGTGGCTATGGACTGTTTAAAGGGAACCCATAGCTTGCGTTATCATGGAATTACAGCATTGGATGGGAGCTCAAAAGGCCCTTGGTGTTCACATCTCATTTTTTTAGGTGACAGAAATTGATGCCCAAAGTGTTCATTGACTCCTTTGGTTCCCTACAGAGTTAATACCATAGCTTTGACACTTGCAAAGAGCTTGTGTTTCATTACTTTGCTGTTGAAAAAATACATGATCTCTCAATATTTGCTTAATGTGTTTTGTCTGTTTGGATCCCCACAAGCAGAACCTGAGATAAGGACTTGGGTGCAAGTAGTTTCTTTGGGAACTGATCTCAGGAAGAAGGGGTGAGGGGGCAGGGAGAGTGAGACAGCCAACGAGGAGAAGCAAATGAAGGGTACATTATTATCAAGGTCTCAGCTCCAGGCCAAAGAGGCCTGACATCACTGGATCTCTGAGAAGTGTACAGATGCCTCCCAGGATTATTTTACTGAAGGATGATAACCACTGGCTCCATCCCTACTGATTTGGGGTTGCCTGCAGGGGGCATTAGCTTTTCCTCATCTCTGAGCTGTGCTGAGTCTTCACGAGATAGTCTGGaggcagaaaaacagagaaatgcAGTGGGGTGTTGTGCTAGAACAGTCAGTGCATGCAGACCTGTCCATCCCAGCAGCAGCTGAAATCAGAGGTGGACAGTTTCAAAGTGATGAGTTCAGGTAATGTCTGCTATAGGAGTTGAGAGCTTTCTTGGGAAATGGGGAACTGGTGCTGGGTCTTGAAGCATAAAGACGAGTTTacacggtgtgtgtgtgtgtgtgtgtgtgtgtgtgtgtgtatgtatacatgtttaTGAAAGACAATGTAAAGGTGAAAGCTTCTTGCACATGGAGAGCATTTAGAGAATTTATGCTAAATTTTTGTTACAGATGTGACCCTATAATCTGAAACTCTGGTACCCAGGGAtgaaccatgttggccagttttcCACAACTTGAAGCGCAAGATTCTCTCATTTCCTGGACCGTGGAGAGTCTGACTTAATTTAACTACATACATCTTCTGCTGGT from Callithrix jacchus isolate 240 chromosome 6, calJac240_pri, whole genome shotgun sequence encodes:
- the ICOS gene encoding inducible T-cell costimulator isoform X1, which codes for MKSDLWYFFLFCLQTKVLTGEINGSADYEMFTFHNGGVQILCKYPDIVQQFKIELLKGEQILCDFTKTKGSGNTVSINSQKFCHPQLSNNSVSFFLYNLDRSHANYYFCSLSIFDPPPFKVTLKGEYLHIYESQLCCHLKFWLPIGCAAFVVVCIFVCILICWFTKKKYSSSVHDPNSEYMFMAAVNTAKKSKLTGITLFGGLGREEVSSQ
- the ICOS gene encoding inducible T-cell costimulator isoform X2, whose amino-acid sequence is MKSDLWYFFLFCLQTKVLTGEINGSADYEMFTFHNGGVQILCKYPDIVQQFKIELLKGEQILCDFTKTKGSGNTVSINSQKFCHPQLSNNSVSFFLYNLDRSHANYYFCSLSIFDPPPFKVTLKGEYLHIYESQLCCHLKFWLPIGCAAFVVVCIFVCILICWFTKKKYSSSVHDPNSEYMFMAAVNTAKKSKLTDVTL